In Immundisolibacter sp., one genomic interval encodes:
- a CDS encoding phosphoadenylyl-sulfate reductase — protein MSPSDKIDHAVTILKAAEAHGPAVHTNSFGAEGVVLSHLISRHALEIKTASLDTGRLPEPTFAVAEALRQRYGLRIDWYFPDPQVLGDFTQEHGVNAFYNSVELRHACCGIRKVEPLGRALVGKLAWITGRRRQQGHDRAVLPEREWDEQRGILKFNPLAEWTHDDVWAFIRINEIPYSSLHDEGYPSIGCAPCSRAITVGEEPRAGRWWWEHDAVRECGLHGPARPAAEDEALATPTPPIPDVGL, from the coding sequence ATGTCTCCCTCAGACAAGATCGACCACGCCGTCACCATCCTGAAGGCAGCCGAAGCACACGGCCCAGCGGTACACACCAACAGTTTCGGGGCCGAGGGGGTTGTGCTCAGCCACCTTATTTCACGACACGCGCTGGAAATCAAAACCGCCAGCCTGGACACCGGACGCCTGCCGGAGCCGACCTTTGCCGTCGCCGAAGCACTGCGCCAGCGCTACGGGCTGCGCATCGATTGGTATTTTCCGGATCCGCAGGTACTTGGCGATTTCACGCAAGAGCATGGTGTGAACGCTTTTTACAATAGCGTCGAACTGCGCCATGCCTGCTGCGGCATCCGGAAAGTTGAGCCGCTCGGCCGGGCGCTGGTCGGCAAACTCGCCTGGATCACTGGACGACGCCGTCAGCAAGGCCATGATCGCGCCGTCTTGCCAGAACGCGAGTGGGACGAGCAGCGCGGAATCCTGAAGTTCAACCCGCTGGCGGAGTGGACCCACGACGATGTGTGGGCCTTCATTCGAATCAACGAAATTCCCTACAGTTCACTCCACGACGAGGGCTATCCGAGTATCGGTTGTGCACCGTGCAGCCGCGCCATCACGGTTGGGGAAGAACCCCGCGCCGGGCGTTGGTGGTGGGAACACGACGCTGTGCGCGAGTGCGGGCTCCATGGCCCAGCCCGGCCGGCCGCGGAAGATGAAGCACTGGCGACGCCAACCCCACCCATACCGGACGTCGGTCTGTAG
- a CDS encoding SLC13 family permease, producing MGFEAVLALAVVVGIFLLLLVTRWPVEAVFLGGVVVLVGAGVLPIDRAFAGFANLGLVTVALLYVVAGGVQETGAIDWLGRALLGTPRGERRALATVAVPAAALSAFMNNTPLMALLIPLVKDWCRRIGISPSKLLLPLNHAALLGGTCVLIGTSTNLVANSLLMASGQPGLGMFELTPVGLPVAIAGLAYLLLLGPRLLPERVSVAADSAAVREYLTDMLVEAGGPLVGKTIAQAGLRSLGGLYLLEIDRGGRVLAAVGPDEPLLADDRLVFVGAIDSVVELHRIRGLAPATAQIVRLDGPRSQRQLVEAVVGPHCPIAGKSVREGRFRNRYDAAIIAVSRSGERLRSKIGDIVLRSGDTLLLEARPSFLERFRRAPDFLLVSAIDGATPRRHDRAPLALAILAGVVLSAGFGLLDIASAALFGAVAVVLTGCIGFDAARRSLDTSVLLTIGAAIGVSAALEATGAASGLAGGLLAALGSEPWQVLVAIYFSTLVLTQLITNNAAVALMIPLALALAHDLGMAPLPLALSVIMAASASYATPFGYQTNLMVYGPGGYRFSDYLRLGLPLHVITATVALALLIPMLAD from the coding sequence CTGGTCGGCGCGGGCGTGCTGCCGATCGACCGCGCGTTCGCTGGGTTTGCCAACCTTGGCCTGGTTACCGTCGCCCTGCTGTACGTGGTGGCCGGAGGTGTCCAGGAGACGGGCGCGATCGATTGGCTGGGCCGTGCCTTGCTCGGGACGCCACGGGGCGAACGGCGTGCACTTGCCACGGTCGCGGTGCCTGCCGCGGCGCTGAGCGCCTTCATGAACAACACGCCGCTGATGGCGCTGCTGATTCCCCTGGTCAAGGACTGGTGCCGGCGCATTGGCATTTCGCCCTCCAAGCTGCTATTGCCACTGAACCATGCGGCGCTGCTCGGTGGCACCTGCGTGCTGATTGGTACCAGCACCAATCTGGTGGCTAACAGCCTGTTGATGGCCTCCGGCCAGCCGGGTCTTGGCATGTTCGAACTGACGCCGGTTGGGCTGCCGGTGGCAATCGCAGGTCTTGCCTATCTGTTGCTGCTGGGTCCGCGTCTGTTGCCGGAGCGGGTGTCAGTTGCGGCGGATAGTGCGGCCGTGCGGGAGTACCTGACCGACATGCTGGTGGAGGCAGGCGGTCCGCTGGTTGGCAAAACCATCGCCCAGGCCGGTTTGCGTAGCCTGGGTGGTCTGTACTTGCTGGAGATTGATCGGGGCGGCCGGGTGCTGGCGGCGGTTGGCCCGGATGAGCCGTTGCTGGCCGACGACCGTCTGGTGTTCGTTGGCGCCATCGACTCGGTGGTGGAGCTGCACCGCATCCGCGGCCTGGCGCCGGCTACAGCACAAATCGTCCGTCTCGATGGTCCGCGCAGCCAGCGCCAGCTGGTCGAGGCGGTGGTCGGCCCCCATTGTCCAATAGCCGGCAAAAGTGTGCGCGAAGGTCGGTTCCGCAATCGTTACGACGCGGCCATCATTGCGGTTTCGCGCAGCGGCGAGCGACTGCGGAGCAAGATCGGCGACATCGTGCTGCGTTCCGGCGACACCCTGCTGCTGGAAGCCAGGCCGTCGTTTCTGGAGCGCTTCCGGCGGGCGCCCGATTTTCTGCTGGTCAGTGCCATCGATGGGGCCACGCCGCGGCGGCATGATCGGGCGCCATTGGCGCTGGCGATCCTCGCCGGGGTGGTTTTGAGCGCTGGATTCGGGCTGCTCGATATCGCCTCCGCGGCCTTGTTCGGCGCGGTGGCTGTGGTGCTGACCGGTTGCATAGGATTTGATGCTGCGCGGCGCAGTCTGGACACCTCGGTGCTGCTGACCATCGGCGCCGCCATTGGGGTTAGTGCCGCGCTTGAGGCTACCGGCGCGGCCAGTGGCCTGGCAGGTGGCCTGCTCGCGGCCCTGGGCAGCGAGCCCTGGCAGGTACTTGTAGCCATCTACTTCAGTACTCTGGTGCTGACCCAGCTGATCACCAATAACGCCGCGGTGGCCCTGATGATTCCGCTGGCCCTGGCCTTGGCGCACGATCTTGGTATGGCGCCGCTGCCGCTGGCCCTGTCGGTGATCATGGCGGCATCTGCGAGCTATGCGACGCCGTTTGGCTATCAGACCAATCTGATGGTGTACGGTCCGGGTGGGTACCGTTTCTCCGATTACCTACGCTTGGGTCTGCCGCTGCATGTCATCACGGCGACGGTAGCGCTGGCCCTGCTGATCCCGATGCTGGCGGACTGA